The sequence tccgtggccatGAGAATGTCCACCCTCATGATGACCGTACACTTCCGGGTGATGGGCATGCCCAACGCGCTTCACGTGGGCCTGGAATCCGTTGTGCTTATCCGAGGAATATTCGACTACTCGGTGGGTTCCATCAGCTTCCTCCAGAGTGTAGGCTCCCTTGACGACATCTCCATCCCGGTGTTCCCACTGGCTCTTGTGGTCTCCGGTGTGCGGGTCCTTAACGCCATACTCGAATTTGTAGCTCGGATGCGAATGGTGatcgtgatgatcgtgatAATCGGCACTgacagc is a genomic window of Anopheles bellator unplaced genomic scaffold, idAnoBellAS_SP24_06.2 scaffold00988_ctg1, whole genome shotgun sequence containing:
- the LOC131214461 gene encoding cuticle protein 19-like, with protein sequence MMKIAFAVVALLAVAVSADYHDHHDHHSHPSYKFEYGVKDPHTGDHKSQWEHRDGDVVKGAYTLEEADGTHRVVEYSSDKHNGFQAHVKRVGHAHHPEVYGHHEGGHSHGHGHGSSYANGNLYQHHH